The genomic DNA CGATCAATCGCGATGAATGGACCGCGGGAATCCAGCAAGCCTTTGCGTCCGATCTGTACGCGACTGCGGCCTTTGCCGATATCGAAACGACCGTCGTTGCCGATACCGAAGAGGCCGAAATGGGGCTGTATCGCGTGCGCGTCGAGTCGCAGTGTGCGTTTGTGCCGGCTGTCGATTGGCCGGGCATCCCTTCTTCGATCGATTTGGAAGCATCCGTCGTGATGCTGCAGCTTCGCTAACCTTCGCTGGAGTATCGATCGATGAACCGTAAATTGAATCGTTGTGCTGTCTCCCGTCGTCGCGGCGCCTACACCTTGGAAGTCGCGATCACGATGTTGATCTTCCTGGGGGCGCTGCTTGCGATGTTGGAGTTTGCACTGGTCTCGCTGCGTTACAACGCGTTGGGAGAATCGGCGCGGCGGATCGCAAGAGTTGTGATCGTTCGCGGCGAACAGGCGACTCCCGAACAGAGCGTTCTGGGGCCGACAGCCTATGTTGGCACCGCGGATGACAGCTCCGATATCGCCGCTGCGGCGCGAGAGCTGTTGGTGACGATGCCGCCCGAAGATGTGGACATTCGAGTCGAGTGGCTCGATGCGGACACGCGCGAAGGGGACCGCGTGTCGATTCAACTCTCCTACCTCCACAACCCCATCCTGCCGGGATTGCTGGGATCTGCCAAGACGCTTTCTGCGACAACTGTAACGAGGATCGTCCATTGAACACGCACGCCAATCCACCGTCGTCTCTCCAATCGCGCCGGATCAAACCTACGACGCGAACTGGGAAGGTCTTCGTCTTTTTGTGCGTTGCCCTGCCGGGTGTCTTTGCGGTTTTGGCTCTCGTGTTTGATGCCGGTTTGATGATGACGGTATCGCGCGACTACCAGAACACAACCGACGCGGCAGCTTATGCCGCGGCGACATGGGGGATGATGGGAGGGGACGAGGGTTCGATCAACGCGATCAGTACGGAATACGTTCAATCGCACAACGCGTTGCCCGACGCCAACGTGACCACCAACAGCCCGCCCAGCTCGGGGCCCTACCAGGGAGTTGCAGGATTCTCCGAAGTGATCGTCCAGGGGGAAAGCCCCAGCTATTTTCTGCAGCGTTTTGCGGCAGGCGGACAGCAAACGATTACGACCCGAGCTGTGGCGGGAACGAAAACGTCGACATCGCCCGCGGCGATCATGCTGTTGGATGTCGATCCCGCCCCGATCTCCGTCGCCTCGATTTTGACTCTGCCGCTCTATCCAAGTCTGCTCGGCGGTTTGGAAGTCTTGGGGCTCGGCACGTTGACTGTCGACGGTGCGATCTTGAGTAACAACACATGGGGCGGTGTCGACGAATATGGCGAACAGGCGGGCGAAACCCATGGGCCACCCTATTCGATCGCCTGTACCCCGGTTCTGCCCCTGACGTGTGTTCGGGCAAGCGACATTCGCACCGCCGGCGGCGTCGACCGCCTTCTGTATTATGATCCTCTGCCCGGCGTCGATACGCTCAACTTAAGAGCCAACCGGATGCCGATGCCCGATCCGATGGGGAACCTGGCACCGCCATCGACAGCATCGGATCCGGACAACGTCGAAGTGGACGATCACGGCGGCGTGCTGGTCACACTCAATATCCTCAAGCCGCTGGGAACGGTGCTCAAGCCGGGCGTCTACGACTGGATCGACGTCACCGCCGGGATCGCTCGTTTTGAACCGGGGGTCTACATCATCCGGGGCAAGCACCCGATCACGGGGATCGCGCTCAGCATCACCGGAGGCATCGTGTATGCCGATGGCGTGATGTTTTATGTGACCAGCAACAGCAGCTACAATCCGGCGTCCGGTCTTCCCGACGCCGCGGAGGATCGCGAGACGGCGCCGCCCAATACGGTTGGCGCTCAATTGCCCAGCGTGCTGATCTCGCCCTTGCCCGGCAGCCGGCTGTCGGGATTGAACGATCCGAGCAGTCCCTACCACGGAATGCTGCTGTATCAACGGCCGCGCGATCGTCGGCCGATCACGATCCTCAGCTTGCAGGCCCTTGGCATCACCCAGTTCTCTGGAACGGTCTACTCGCGTTGGGGGCACGCGATCCTGGCGGGCAGCGGAACCTTCAACTCCTCTTTTGCCGTCGGGACGATGCGCGTTGTCACTCTTGGCAACATCTCGCTGAGCCCGTCGGCATATTTTCCCGCCGCATCGGATGTTTATCTCGTCGAGTAGTGGTTCGGAAATCGAATCGCTAGGATTCGACTGGTCCTGCGTAGCGTAGTGAATCGCTTGCAGCTGGTCGACCATCACGTCGTGCAGCACCCGCTTCGTGCCGTCGCTCCATTGGACCTCCAGGTTGTCGGTCCATTGGGCAGGCACCTCTGCGTGACACTTGATGCAATGCGGATCGTCCATCATCGCAAACAACACTTAACCAATAAGCACCTCGCGGCGATCAGGCAGCGAAGCGTGACAAGACGGAACACGATGAACTACTCTCGGGTGAATCAAACGAACCCGGCACGCCTAAACTGAGGAAACCAGCCCCGCGTCGCTGACGCGGGCTGTCGATTTTCGATATTCTTAGTTGGACGGTCGTCGATTCGTCCCTATTCGTTTGTTGATCCCCCCAGTCACACAGGAGTTGTCGCTTGTCCGAAACCTGGAATCACGTCGCCTGTCCGGGTTGCAGTTGTCTCTGCGATGATCTTTCCGTGCAGTTCGACGGCGATCGGCTTTTGTCGTTCGAACCGGCGTGCCCGCGCGGAGAACAGTGGTTTCGCTCACGATGCGAATCGGAGCCTCGCGGACCGCAGGTCGCCGGAGTCGATGTCGACTACGATTCCGCCCTCGCCGTGGCGGTCGAGATCCTTCGCGCCGCCGACTATCCGCTGATCTATGGACTTTCCCAAAGTGCGACGCCCGGTCAACGCGCGGCGATCGCTTTGGCGGATGCCTTGGGCGGCGTGGTCGATACGACCGCTTCTTTGGATCACTCCGCCGCGATCATGGCATTGCAGGAGGTTGGCGAAGTCACCTGCACACTAGGCGAGATCCGCAATCGCGCCGATCTTGTCATCTTCTGGGGTTGCGATCCGGCAAGCTCCCATCCGCGACATGCGGAACGCTATTCGATTCATCCTCGCGGCCGTTGGTTGCCCGGCGGACGAGCCGACCGCACCGTGGTGATGATCGGCACCGCAGGGCAAGTTGAACAATGTCGATTGGACGCCGAGGGGACGACGCCGGACATCACGATTGCGATCCCGCCGGGACAGGATTTTGAAACCCTTTCGATGCTGCGACGCCTCATCCGCGGAGACCAAGTCGCCGATGTACCGGCACCGCTGGAACAACTGGTTCCGCTGATGAAGGGCTGCAAATATGGAGTCTTCTTTTATGGGCTGGGGCTCGGCGGCGACGCCGACCGCGAGGTGGCGACGACAGCGCCAATCGATCACGTGAACGTTGCGGCACTGCTGCAATTGGTCGCCGAACTCAATCGGTTCGCCCGATTCACGGCCCGGCGGATGGGGCGGCACGGGGAGGTTTCGGGAGCGGACAATGTCGTCTGTTGGCAGACCGGATATCCTTTTGCGGTCGATTTCTCTTGCGGTTACCCGCGTCACAATCCGAGCGAGTTCTCTGCCGATGGGCTGCTGGCGCGAGGCGATGTCGACGCGGTGGTTTTGGTGGGTGCCGAAACGATTCCTAGGTTCTCGGCGGCCGCACGAAAACATCTGGAATCGATCCCCACTATTCTGTTAGACCATCCCGGTTCGCAATCGCTGTTCCAGCCGACGGTCGAATTCAGCACCGCGGTCTACGGTCTCCACGCGGCCGGAACGACCTTTCGGATGGACAATGTGCCGATCGCCCTGCGAGCGATGGTGCCGACGAAGCTGCCTAACGATGCCGACGTGCTGAGCGATCTGATGAATGCGTTAGCGATCGAAGGGCCCGTTTAGAAGAGGCTGGGGCCGAGCTGCTGCACTCTTCGTCACGACCTCCGGCTGCTATCTTTGGATCGCTTCGAGATACTCCTCATCGATCGCGCCGCCGTTTCAAGTCGATGTCTTCGCCGATTGGCGGTATTTGCTCGGTTGAACTCCAACGACGTTCTTGAATGCCACCGAGAGGTATTCGTCGTGGCGGTATCCGGTGCGGCGAGCGATCTCGGCGAGCGAGAGATCGGTTTGCACCAGCAGTTGTTTGACGCGATCGATCTTCAGCCGCGTGATCTCTTCGTGCGGCGAGCGCCCCAGGATTTTGAGGAACCGTTTTTCCAGCACTCGCCGCGAGACAGGGACCTCGTTCAGCACGTCGACAACTTTGATTCCGTCGCAAGCGTGCTCGCGGATAAAACGGACCGCCGCGGCGACATCGGGATCGTCGGTCGCCAAGATGTCGGTCGACTGGCGAGTCTGAATTCCCAACGGTTCCAGCAAAACCTTCTCCGCCCCGATCGTGTCTCCCGCCATCATCCGGTCCAGCATTGCCGCGGCTTCGTATCCGGTCCGCCGCGTGTTGCAACTGACGCTCGAAAGCGGCGGGTCGGCGAGGTCGCACAACAAGCGGTCGTTGTCGACACCAAGCACGGCGATCTGTTCGGGAACGGCGATGTTCAGCTCGCGGCAGACGTCCAGCAATTGCTGCGCTTTGATGTCGTAACAGGCAAAGATTCCGATCGGATGCGGCAGTTGCTCGACCCATTGGGCGAGCCGCGCCCGTTCGCTGTTCCACGAGTATTCGGGATCGTGGCGGGGGATCGAATCGTATTGGTAATAGGTACCGCCGGCTTGCTGGACGTATTGCTCGAAGGCTTGTTGCCGCCACTGCGACCAATTGAATCCCGAATCGCCACAGAAGGCGAGGTGCCGGAAACCTCGCTCGACAAGATGTTCGACGGCGATCCGAGCGATCGCATCGTCGTCGGTTTCGACCCAGGGGACGCCGGGCAGATGGCGAGCCGCGCTGACATCGACGACTGGGCACTGGGTGCGCCGAATCGCTTGAGCGATCTCGTCGGTCTCGATCCGAGCGATGATGCCATCTCCCTGCCAACGTTGCAGCCAGTCGGGCGGCCGCGCGCCACGTTCCTGCTCCGGCAACACCAGCGACCAGCGTTGATGTTGCTGGATGTAATCGATGATGCCAGCCAAGACGCCGCGGGCGTAGGCGTTGGATGTTTCGACTAGCAGAGCCACTGAGCGACGCTGTTGCACAATCTTCATGGCTTCCGTTGGATTCCGTAGGTCCGCTGAGCAGTGATCGAGCCGAGGATCCATTATGGCAGCTAACTCTTTCGGGGGTGCGAGTGTTCGGTGAAAAAACTCAAATGTTGTGCGCACAAGCTCATGGCTTGAAATCCGGTACGGCCGATAATGTTTCCGTCGGTTGCGGTTTGTTGCCGCCCAGCTGCCGTTGTCGGAAACGTCGGCTGCCCGATGAGTGGACCGAAATCTAAGATGTGCGACAGGTAGAGCTGGATGAACGGAAAAGTAAACGGGGCGATGATTGGGCTGGGGTTTGGAGCTGAGTTTTTGCCGATCTATGCGGCGCATCCTCAGGCGAACATCGGGGCGATCTGCCGCCGCAACGCTGCCGAACTGGAGAAGACGGGGAATCAGTTCGGGATCGAAAAGCGATACACCGACTACGACGCCGTCCTTGCCGATCCCGAGATCGATTTTGTCCACATCAACAGCCCGATCCCCGACCACGCCTGGATGACGCTCAAGGCGTTGGACGCGGGCAAGCATGTGATGTGCACCGTTCCGATGGCGACGACGATCGAGGATTGCCAGAAGATCGTCGAGAAGGTCAAAGCGACGGGGCTCAAATACATGATGGCCGAAACGGTTGTCTACAGCCGCGAGTATCTGTTCATCAAAGAGATGTTCACCAAGGGAGAGTTGGGGAAGATCCAGCACTTGGCCGCTTCGCATCCGCAAGACATGGACGGCTGGCCAAGCTATTGGGAACAGATGATCCCGATGCATTACGCCACGCATGCGGTCAGTCCCTGTCTGGGCTTGGTCGATGGACTGGCAGAATACGTCAGCTGCTTCGGGTCGGGAACGGTCCGCGACGACATCGCGGAGAAGTCGGGGAACAAGTTCGCCGTCGAAAGTTGTCACATCAAGGTCAAGGATAGCGATCTGACGGCGCACATCTGGCGATTCTTATACGACGTTGCTCGACAGTACCGCGAGAGTTTTGATGTCTACGGAACGAAGAAGAGTTTTGAGTGGACGCTTGTGGAAAACGAACCGCACGTGCTTCATACCGCCAAGAAACCGGAGCCGGAGATTGCGGAGAAGGTGGAGGTGCCCGATTATGCCCATCTGTTACCCGCCGAGATTCAGAAGTTCACGCAACCGGCGGAGATTCACGATTCCGAACACCTCTCCTTTATCCAAGGTGGCGGTCACGGCGGTTCACATCCGCACTTGGTGCACGAGTTCGTTTCGGCATTAAAGGAGGATCGCGATCCGATGCCCAATGCGGTGACCAGCGCCAACTGGACCTGCGTTGGAATCTGTGCGCATCAATCGGCGCTTCGCGGCGGTGAGATCGTTCGCCTGCCCGAGTTCACATTGGGCTAAGTCGTCGCCCATATTCCCGTTGCAGATTGTCGCCTTTCGTTCCGCGAAAGTGCGCTCGCCCTAAGCGTCTCTATAGCGATTCAAGGTGAGATTCATTCGTGCACATCCTTTGTTGGTTGAGTTCACGACACACCTCGCTCCCGAACGTGAAACGCTGCAACGATCCTCTTGTTTTTTGGGCCTGTACCGTTGCGGGTGGAGCAAGCGCCCTGCGTTTGCGTTTCCACTTTTCGTGCAACAGATTCGCTATCGCGCCGTGGATTTAGATCGGTAATCGGAATTTGAAACGATCGAGTTGGTGAAGGGCACTGTTGATTCGGTACCGGACGTGATGGTGTGACTGTCGGATGATTGGCAGATTCTCCGCATTACATTCGGAACCTGCAGATTCAATCTGTCGGACGTCGCCACCACGCCTTTGCGTTGGACAGCTTGCCGCGAGGTGATTTCTCGAGACGGCTAGGCGTTTATTGCTCGGCTTCGCTTCCGTTGGGGGGAAGCACGGACCGGCAGAGATCGATGGTGTTGCCGAAACCCAGCGCGTAGGCCTCTTTTGAAAACGTGGCAACGTTGCCGGTGGGCTGCATCGCACCGATGAGCATCCCGTCGTCATCGCGTCCGGTCGTTTGGAATTCGTATAACGGATGGGCGATGTACATGCCTTGGTCGTCGAGTCCGAGGATCTCTTCGATCGAATGGACGCGGCGTGAACCGTCGTCGTAGCGGCGGAGCTGAATCACAAGATGGACTGCCGACGCGACTTGGCGTCGGGCGACATGGACGGGCATGTCGACGCCCGACATCAGGCACATCGTCTCTAGGCGAATCATCGCGTCCAGCGGTGTGTTGGCGTGCGTTGTTGTCAACGCACCGGCGTGTCCCGAGAGCATCGATTGGATCATGTCCAACGCTTCACCGCGTCGAACTTCACCGACGACGATCCGGTCGGGACGCATCCGCAGCGAATCGACAAACAGATCTTGAATGCTGACCCGCCCGCGACCATCGGGGGCGGCGGGTTGCGCTTCCAGATAGACGGTGTGGGGTTGATGCAACTGGAGCTCGGAACTGTCTTCGATAACGACGATCCGTTCGTGCTCGGGGATCGACGCCGAGAGCGCATTGAGCATCGACGTCTTGCCGGTGCCGGTGCCTCCGCTGATGATCGTGTTCTTGTGAATCTGCACCACGATCTTTAGGAATTCCGCGGCAGCGGCGCTCAGGCTGCCCCAGTCGACCAAAGAATCCAAGTTGAACGTCGAGCGTTTGAACTTGCGTATCGAGACGTGCGGCCCGCCTCGGGAGCTGGGAGGGATGATCACGTGGACGCGGGATCCGTCGGGCAGGCGAGCGTCCATGCTGTGGTTGTCGCGGTCGACGATTCGGTTGACAAATTCCGCGATGTTGCGTACTGCGGCCATTAACGAAGCTTCGTCGGGAAACCGCAGTTCCGACCGATACAAGCGGCCCGCCTTTTCAAAGAAGATCGTTTCGTGGCCGTTGATTAGAATTTCTGATACGTCGTCATCGTCCAGCAGAGGTTTGATAGGCAACAGAAAGTGTCGCGTCGTCTCTTCGTAAATCTTGATCGTTTCCATAAAATTCCCTGCATGAGGTTCGCGTTCGGTTGTATGGGGGATAGAATCAGCGACAGTTGTAAGGCGATTGTACCCCCTGGCTACAGAGACAGATGATCCAATTGATTCGCATTCACGGGCAGGGAAAGCTTGGCACCTTGCACGAAGGAGCGACTCGGCTTGGCAAGCGGGTCGCGGTCAAGCAGCTTTCAGCGCACGTTTGCAGCAATTCGCGATTGCGCGATCGCGTCTACGACGCGGCGCGTCGTTGGGCTGGGTTTTCTCATCGTCATCTGATCGATTACCTCGATGTTGAACAAGATCGCGGCTGGATCGTCACCGAATGGGCTCCGCGATCGGTCGCCGATCTGAACTTCTGTACGCCTGCGAGCGCTCTGCGTCTGTTGCGCCAATCGCTCGAAGCGCTCGATTACATTAACAAGGCAGGTTTCTTTCACGGCAACATTAAACCAACGAATTTGCTGTTGGACGCCGATGATCAAGTCCTCTTATGCGATGGATTCCTGCTGCCGTTGGACGGTCCGGGAATCATTCCCGATGCGGGCACCCCCAAATACCTCGCTCCTGAGATGACCGGCGACGAGAACGCTGCGGGTGCTGGGATCGATATCTACGCCTTGGGTTTCACGATCCTCGAGTTGCTTGTCGGCGACGATTTCCCGACGTTGTTCAATGGTGTGCGTGATGATGCCAATCGGAACGACATCGCATGGCTGCATTGGCACGCAAATCCTCAGCTGACGCTGCCACCGACCTGCGACATCGTCGAGGAATGCCCGCCCGAGTTGGGAGCGGTGATCGATAAGATGTTGTTGAAGGATCCCTATTCACGCTATCGGTTCGCTGAACAGGCGTTAAGTGAACTTCCCGCGGAGGTGGCCAATACATCGGTTCGGTCTCCGCAGCCCGCCGCGGTGATCAATCCAATGCCGGTGCGGAAGAGTAGCAACGAATCGGAGGTGCCGCATCCTGGAGATCATTCGGCAAGCGACGTCCTGACACGCCCCAGTAACGGTGCGGTGGTCGTGATCGCATCGGGGCCGGAAGCCGGCAAGATGTTCGGTACCGATGCCACTCGTTTTGAAATCGGTTGTGCTTCGGATGCGGACATTCAAGTTTCCACGGAATTCGCAGACGCTGTGGATTGCCGTGTGTGTGTCAGTCGGGGCAGCGATGGTTGGGTCGTGCAGCGCATCGGGGGAAGTGGGTTGTTTGTCAACCAATCGCCGGTGCGAAGTCGTGCGGCATTGCGGTCCGGCGATATCATCCGTTTGTCCTGGCAGGGACCGGATGTTCAGTTCTTCTTGCAAAGCGGCACCCCTTCGATCAACGAACTGGCAACGCAATACCTGTCCGTTCGAAAGCGTTTGCGGCCAGCGGCGGCGCCGCAAGTCGCGGTAGCGGCAAGTCAGGCTTCGAGACGTCCTGCACCGCAAAAGAAG from Rosistilla carotiformis includes the following:
- a CDS encoding TadE family protein, which encodes MKPADLKTMRRRAPRRAVAAIELAIALPMVMLFTLACADLGRVVHLKVALSNATRVAAEYGAMRKVTSINRDEWTAGIQQAFASDLYATAAFADIETTVVADTEEAEMGLYRVRVESQCAFVPAVDWPGIPSSIDLEASVVMLQLR
- a CDS encoding TadE/TadG family type IV pilus assembly protein, with the protein product MNRKLNRCAVSRRRGAYTLEVAITMLIFLGALLAMLEFALVSLRYNALGESARRIARVVIVRGEQATPEQSVLGPTAYVGTADDSSDIAAAARELLVTMPPEDVDIRVEWLDADTREGDRVSIQLSYLHNPILPGLLGSAKTLSATTVTRIVH
- a CDS encoding pilus assembly protein TadG-related protein, whose protein sequence is MNTHANPPSSLQSRRIKPTTRTGKVFVFLCVALPGVFAVLALVFDAGLMMTVSRDYQNTTDAAAYAAATWGMMGGDEGSINAISTEYVQSHNALPDANVTTNSPPSSGPYQGVAGFSEVIVQGESPSYFLQRFAAGGQQTITTRAVAGTKTSTSPAAIMLLDVDPAPISVASILTLPLYPSLLGGLEVLGLGTLTVDGAILSNNTWGGVDEYGEQAGETHGPPYSIACTPVLPLTCVRASDIRTAGGVDRLLYYDPLPGVDTLNLRANRMPMPDPMGNLAPPSTASDPDNVEVDDHGGVLVTLNILKPLGTVLKPGVYDWIDVTAGIARFEPGVYIIRGKHPITGIALSITGGIVYADGVMFYVTSNSSYNPASGLPDAAEDRETAPPNTVGAQLPSVLISPLPGSRLSGLNDPSSPYHGMLLYQRPRDRRPITILSLQALGITQFSGTVYSRWGHAILAGSGTFNSSFAVGTMRVVTLGNISLSPSAYFPAASDVYLVE
- a CDS encoding formylmethanofuran dehydrogenase subunit B; this translates as MSETWNHVACPGCSCLCDDLSVQFDGDRLLSFEPACPRGEQWFRSRCESEPRGPQVAGVDVDYDSALAVAVEILRAADYPLIYGLSQSATPGQRAAIALADALGGVVDTTASLDHSAAIMALQEVGEVTCTLGEIRNRADLVIFWGCDPASSHPRHAERYSIHPRGRWLPGGRADRTVVMIGTAGQVEQCRLDAEGTTPDITIAIPPGQDFETLSMLRRLIRGDQVADVPAPLEQLVPLMKGCKYGVFFYGLGLGGDADREVATTAPIDHVNVAALLQLVAELNRFARFTARRMGRHGEVSGADNVVCWQTGYPFAVDFSCGYPRHNPSEFSADGLLARGDVDAVVLVGAETIPRFSAAARKHLESIPTILLDHPGSQSLFQPTVEFSTAVYGLHAAGTTFRMDNVPIALRAMVPTKLPNDADVLSDLMNALAIEGPV
- a CDS encoding XylR family transcriptional regulator: MKIVQQRRSVALLVETSNAYARGVLAGIIDYIQQHQRWSLVLPEQERGARPPDWLQRWQGDGIIARIETDEIAQAIRRTQCPVVDVSAARHLPGVPWVETDDDAIARIAVEHLVERGFRHLAFCGDSGFNWSQWRQQAFEQYVQQAGGTYYQYDSIPRHDPEYSWNSERARLAQWVEQLPHPIGIFACYDIKAQQLLDVCRELNIAVPEQIAVLGVDNDRLLCDLADPPLSSVSCNTRRTGYEAAAMLDRMMAGDTIGAEKVLLEPLGIQTRQSTDILATDDPDVAAAVRFIREHACDGIKVVDVLNEVPVSRRVLEKRFLKILGRSPHEEITRLKIDRVKQLLVQTDLSLAEIARRTGYRHDEYLSVAFKNVVGVQPSKYRQSAKTST
- a CDS encoding Gfo/Idh/MocA family protein, whose product is MNGKVNGAMIGLGFGAEFLPIYAAHPQANIGAICRRNAAELEKTGNQFGIEKRYTDYDAVLADPEIDFVHINSPIPDHAWMTLKALDAGKHVMCTVPMATTIEDCQKIVEKVKATGLKYMMAETVVYSREYLFIKEMFTKGELGKIQHLAASHPQDMDGWPSYWEQMIPMHYATHAVSPCLGLVDGLAEYVSCFGSGTVRDDIAEKSGNKFAVESCHIKVKDSDLTAHIWRFLYDVARQYRESFDVYGTKKSFEWTLVENEPHVLHTAKKPEPEIAEKVEVPDYAHLLPAEIQKFTQPAEIHDSEHLSFIQGGGHGGSHPHLVHEFVSALKEDRDPMPNAVTSANWTCVGICAHQSALRGGEIVRLPEFTLG
- a CDS encoding CpaF family protein, which codes for METIKIYEETTRHFLLPIKPLLDDDDVSEILINGHETIFFEKAGRLYRSELRFPDEASLMAAVRNIAEFVNRIVDRDNHSMDARLPDGSRVHVIIPPSSRGGPHVSIRKFKRSTFNLDSLVDWGSLSAAAAEFLKIVVQIHKNTIISGGTGTGKTSMLNALSASIPEHERIVVIEDSSELQLHQPHTVYLEAQPAAPDGRGRVSIQDLFVDSLRMRPDRIVVGEVRRGEALDMIQSMLSGHAGALTTTHANTPLDAMIRLETMCLMSGVDMPVHVARRQVASAVHLVIQLRRYDDGSRRVHSIEEILGLDDQGMYIAHPLYEFQTTGRDDDGMLIGAMQPTGNVATFSKEAYALGFGNTIDLCRSVLPPNGSEAEQ
- a CDS encoding protein kinase domain-containing protein; amino-acid sequence: MIQLIRIHGQGKLGTLHEGATRLGKRVAVKQLSAHVCSNSRLRDRVYDAARRWAGFSHRHLIDYLDVEQDRGWIVTEWAPRSVADLNFCTPASALRLLRQSLEALDYINKAGFFHGNIKPTNLLLDADDQVLLCDGFLLPLDGPGIIPDAGTPKYLAPEMTGDENAAGAGIDIYALGFTILELLVGDDFPTLFNGVRDDANRNDIAWLHWHANPQLTLPPTCDIVEECPPELGAVIDKMLLKDPYSRYRFAEQALSELPAEVANTSVRSPQPAAVINPMPVRKSSNESEVPHPGDHSASDVLTRPSNGAVVVIASGPEAGKMFGTDATRFEIGCASDADIQVSTEFADAVDCRVCVSRGSDGWVVQRIGGSGLFVNQSPVRSRAALRSGDIIRLSWQGPDVQFFLQSGTPSINELATQYLSVRKRLRPAAAPQVAVAASQASRRPAPQKKSSLRKTIVLADPSTGSHARLPARAPFGMAEPRKTMAVSSQAPRAPAAPVGPAAPVGPAASNAPAGPAPNRPATAAPISAAAQPMGAPVRPASVPTGLPTEQAASAGWTDYKNWDKKTKDRAIIGAALVLAVVAFLLVPTGGGEAATPDDIASDPGETIGLHPSPPAPTSNDGEGE